Proteins from one Cellulosilyticum lentocellum DSM 5427 genomic window:
- a CDS encoding IreB family regulatory phosphoprotein, with protein sequence MENMNETMQFHLEGLEKASTREILMDVYVALEEKGYHPINQIVGYIMSGDPTYITSHNGARNKIRKLERDEILEELVTYYLKR encoded by the coding sequence ATGGAAAATATGAATGAAACAATGCAATTTCATTTAGAGGGTTTAGAAAAAGCCTCAACTAGAGAAATATTAATGGATGTTTATGTTGCTTTAGAAGAAAAAGGTTATCATCCCATTAATCAAATAGTAGGATATATTATGTCCGGAGACCCAACTTATATTACGAGCCATAATGGGGCAAGAAACAAGATTCGTAAGTTAGAAAGAGATGAGATATTAGAAGAACTAGTAACTTATTATCTTAAACGCTAA
- the ruvX gene encoding Holliday junction resolvase RuvX: protein MRILGLDFGTKTTGVAISDPMGWTAQGLEIIRRQEDEHLKATMKRIEEICTAYKVEKIVLGLPKNMNNTLGERGEKTLLFKEKLENKLKIPVETWDERLSTVAAEQVLLEADMSRKKRKNVIDKLAATIILQNYLDAKQ from the coding sequence GTGCGTATATTAGGTTTAGATTTCGGAACAAAAACAACTGGTGTAGCCATTAGTGATCCAATGGGATGGACTGCACAAGGCTTAGAGATTATAAGAAGACAAGAGGATGAGCACCTTAAAGCAACAATGAAGCGAATTGAAGAAATCTGTACGGCTTATAAGGTAGAAAAGATTGTTCTCGGACTTCCTAAAAATATGAATAATACTTTAGGGGAAAGAGGTGAAAAGACACTTTTATTCAAGGAAAAATTAGAAAATAAGCTTAAGATTCCTGTAGAAACATGGGATGAACGTTTAAGTACAGTAGCTGCGGAACAAGTATTACTTGAAGCGGATATGAGTCGCAAAAAAAGAAAAAACGTTATTGATAAACTAGCAGCAACTATTATTTTACAAAATTATTTAGATGCTAAGCAATAA
- a CDS encoding DUF1292 domain-containing protein codes for MDQKIGENTPMNENNMEEVVEKISFVDEETGEEILFEVIDEVIIDNIKYILVVDEEDISTILKQINEKNEELEYALVEDEDEFKKAAVEFMTNEEYDIEL; via the coding sequence ATGGATCAAAAAATAGGTGAAAATACACCGATGAATGAAAATAATATGGAAGAAGTAGTTGAAAAAATCTCTTTTGTAGATGAAGAAACAGGCGAGGAGATTTTATTTGAAGTGATAGATGAAGTGATTATTGACAACATTAAATATATATTAGTTGTTGATGAAGAGGACATCTCCACCATTTTAAAACAAATTAATGAAAAAAATGAAGAATTAGAATATGCCCTTGTAGAAGACGAAGATGAATTCAAAAAGGCAGCTGTAGAATTTATGACAAATGAAGAGTATGATATTGAGTTATAG
- a CDS encoding Fur family transcriptional regulator: MNAAQFKEKLKQKGCKLTLQRRSVLDVLIKHCNEHLSTEEIYDFVKENYPEIGLATVYRTVQLFEEMGIVDRLNFDDGCSRFELSSEDTVHHHHHLICESCNKVFEVENDLLEEIEKEIERKYKFKIHDHNVMFYGVCKDCEQKE; this comes from the coding sequence ATGAACGCTGCACAATTTAAAGAAAAATTAAAACAAAAAGGTTGTAAACTGACCTTGCAACGTAGAAGTGTATTAGACGTCTTAATTAAACATTGTAATGAGCATTTATCTACAGAAGAAATCTATGATTTTGTTAAAGAAAATTATCCTGAAATTGGACTAGCTACGGTTTACCGTACAGTTCAGCTTTTTGAGGAGATGGGTATTGTAGATCGCTTAAATTTTGATGATGGATGTAGTCGTTTTGAACTTTCTTCAGAAGATACAGTGCATCACCATCATCATCTTATTTGCGAATCTTGCAATAAGGTGTTTGAAGTAGAAAATGATTTATTAGAAGAGATAGAAAAAGAAATTGAACGGAAATACAAATTTAAAATTCATGATCACAACGTTATGTTTTATGGCGTATGTAAGGATTGTGAACAAAAAGAATAA
- a CDS encoding ribonuclease J: MPKKAKSKLRIIPLGGLGEIGKNMTLFEYEDDMFIVDCGLAFPEDEMLGIDLVIPDITYVMKNIQKVRGIVLTHGHEDHIGALPYVLQELNVPIYGTKLTIGLVENKLKEHNLLRTTERISVMQGETIKLGSNFKIEFIRSNHSIADAVMLSIWTPAGIVVHTGDFKVDFTPISGATLDLHRLAEIGRKKVLALMADSTNVERPGYTQSEKMVGAKFEDIFANNIDKRIMVATFASNIDRVQQIVNAAYKYKRKVAVIGRSMVNVVKTASELGYITIPENTLIEINDVKRYKDDQVVLIMTGSQGEPMAALSRMATSDHKQIDIKPGDVIILSSTPIPGNEKTVSKVVNELCKKGAKVIREDTHVSGHAAQEELKLIHTLIKPKYFIPVHGEYRHLQKHTELAMELGMKRNNIIIPSIGEVIELGPDNIKVVGNVPSGQVLVDGLGVGDVGNIVLRDRKHLSQDGLLIVVMTLEKESGMVVAGPDIISRGFVYVREAENLMDEAKAVVRKALDRCEDKHIVEWSQIKTIVKDDLREFVWQRTKRSPMILPIIMEV; the protein is encoded by the coding sequence ATACCCAAAAAAGCTAAAAGTAAATTGCGCATTATTCCTCTTGGAGGATTAGGCGAAATTGGAAAGAATATGACACTATTTGAATATGAAGATGACATGTTCATAGTAGATTGCGGATTAGCATTTCCTGAAGATGAAATGCTTGGAATAGATTTAGTTATTCCTGATATTACTTATGTCATGAAAAATATTCAAAAAGTACGAGGAATCGTACTGACTCATGGTCATGAAGACCATATTGGGGCATTACCTTATGTGCTTCAAGAATTAAATGTACCTATTTATGGCACAAAATTAACAATAGGGCTAGTAGAAAATAAACTAAAAGAACATAATTTATTGCGTACAACTGAGCGTATTAGCGTTATGCAAGGAGAAACGATTAAATTAGGTTCTAACTTTAAAATAGAATTTATTCGTTCAAATCATAGTATTGCAGATGCAGTTATGCTTTCTATTTGGACACCTGCTGGTATCGTAGTGCATACTGGAGACTTTAAAGTTGACTTTACACCTATTAGTGGTGCAACATTAGATTTACACCGTCTAGCAGAAATAGGTAGAAAAAAAGTATTAGCACTTATGGCAGATAGTACAAATGTTGAAAGACCAGGTTATACACAATCAGAAAAAATGGTAGGGGCTAAATTTGAAGATATTTTTGCTAATAATATAGACAAACGTATTATGGTAGCGACTTTTGCTTCTAATATCGACCGTGTCCAACAAATTGTAAATGCTGCTTATAAATATAAGCGTAAAGTAGCAGTTATTGGTAGAAGTATGGTCAATGTAGTAAAAACAGCTAGTGAATTAGGATATATCACTATTCCTGAAAACACACTGATTGAAATTAATGATGTAAAACGTTATAAAGATGATCAAGTGGTACTTATTATGACAGGAAGTCAAGGAGAACCTATGGCTGCTCTTTCCAGAATGGCTACTTCTGATCATAAGCAAATTGATATTAAACCAGGAGATGTTATTATCCTAAGTTCAACACCAATTCCAGGTAATGAAAAAACAGTTTCTAAAGTCGTTAATGAACTTTGTAAAAAAGGTGCCAAAGTTATTCGTGAAGATACTCATGTATCTGGTCATGCGGCTCAAGAAGAATTAAAACTGATTCATACTTTAATTAAACCTAAATATTTTATCCCAGTACATGGTGAATACAGACATTTACAAAAGCATACTGAACTTGCTATGGAATTAGGTATGAAACGTAATAATATTATTATTCCATCTATTGGAGAAGTCATTGAACTAGGACCTGATAATATTAAAGTTGTTGGTAATGTACCATCTGGTCAAGTTTTAGTTGATGGTTTAGGTGTAGGAGATGTAGGAAATATCGTTTTACGTGATCGTAAACATCTTTCACAAGATGGTCTGCTCATTGTAGTCATGACTTTAGAAAAGGAATCAGGTATGGTTGTAGCAGGTCCAGATATTATTTCACGAGGGTTTGTTTATGTAAGAGAAGCTGAAAATCTTATGGATGAAGCTAAAGCAGTAGTAAGAAAAGCTTTAGATCGCTGTGAAGATAAGCATATCGTAGAATGGTCACAGATTAAGACAATTGTTAAAGATGACTTACGTGAATTTGTATGGCAAAGAACTAAACGTAGTCCGATGATACTTCCAATTATTATGGAAGTTTAA
- the sigK gene encoding RNA polymerase sporulation sigma factor SigK, with product MLPLFCFSYFSSISSFPQPLSAEEEKHYLECYQDGDEAAKNILIERNLRLVAHIVKKYNNINNDVDDLISIGTIGLIKGISSFDPNKCTRLATYAARCIENEILMSIRAGRKQRYETSLHAPIGMDQEGNEISLLDILCTENDTIFDQVDLDIEVRKLYQHIRILLKPREKEILLLRYGLNNQEEKTQREIAEQMGISRSYVSRIEKKALKKLCKELQKK from the coding sequence ATGCTACCACTCTTCTGTTTTTCCTATTTCAGTAGCATTTCCTCTTTTCCTCAGCCTCTATCAGCTGAAGAAGAAAAGCACTATTTAGAATGTTATCAAGATGGCGACGAAGCTGCAAAGAACATATTAATTGAAAGAAATTTAAGACTCGTGGCACACATTGTCAAGAAATATAATAATATTAATAATGATGTAGATGATTTAATTTCAATAGGCACCATTGGACTCATTAAAGGTATTAGCTCCTTTGATCCAAATAAATGTACGAGATTAGCTACTTATGCTGCACGCTGCATTGAAAATGAAATCCTTATGAGTATTCGTGCAGGACGTAAACAACGTTATGAAACCTCTCTTCATGCACCTATTGGCATGGATCAAGAAGGTAATGAAATTAGCTTACTTGATATTTTATGTACAGAAAATGATACTATTTTTGATCAAGTAGATTTAGACATTGAGGTACGAAAGCTTTATCAACATATTCGTATTTTACTTAAGCCTAGAGAAAAAGAAATACTATTACTTCGTTATGGACTTAATAATCAAGAAGAAAAAACACAACGAGAAATCGCTGAACAAATGGGGATTTCTAGATCTTATGTGTCACGTATTGAAAAAAAAGCTTTAAAAAAACTTTGTAAAGAACTACAAAAGAAATAA
- a CDS encoding peptidase U32 family protein: MSHQKKVELLAPAGSLENLKIAVLYGADAIYIGGNKYGLRAKAKNFTPEEMKEGIEFAHAHGVQVYVTCNIFAHHQDFEGMKEYFLYLESIGVDALIVADPGVFSIVRETVPHMEVHISTQANNTNYHTALFWANQGAKRIVTARELSFPEIKEMHDHLPEDIDLESFVHGAMCMAYSGRCLLSNYMTHRDANHGECAQPCRWKYSVVEETRPGEYMPIEEDERGTYIYNSRDLCMIEYIPELIEAGIYSFKIEGRMKTPLYVATVVKAYREAIDTYLNSPEEFEAKKDYFLTEVGKASHREFTTGFYQHKPTEKDQTYSHNSYVRNYDFSGMIKDYDPTTQMVTVEQRRKFSVGDEVEILVPEGPFIPVKIEALYDEEGNAIEAAPHPKQIIRFKCEQPVPVPSILRKFEQTRFEE; the protein is encoded by the coding sequence ATGAGTCATCAAAAAAAAGTTGAATTATTAGCACCTGCAGGTAGTTTAGAAAATTTAAAGATTGCTGTTTTATATGGTGCAGATGCTATTTATATTGGAGGAAATAAATATGGTCTTCGTGCTAAAGCGAAGAATTTTACTCCTGAGGAAATGAAAGAAGGTATTGAGTTCGCTCATGCTCATGGTGTACAAGTTTACGTTACTTGCAATATCTTTGCTCACCATCAAGACTTTGAGGGGATGAAAGAATACTTCCTTTACCTAGAGTCTATTGGTGTAGATGCACTAATTGTAGCAGATCCTGGTGTATTTAGCATTGTACGTGAAACAGTACCTCATATGGAGGTTCATATTTCAACACAGGCGAATAATACTAATTACCACACTGCTCTCTTCTGGGCTAATCAAGGCGCTAAACGTATTGTTACAGCTCGTGAACTTTCTTTCCCTGAGATTAAAGAAATGCATGATCATTTACCAGAAGATATTGATTTAGAGTCTTTCGTTCATGGTGCTATGTGTATGGCATACTCTGGACGTTGCTTACTTAGCAATTATATGACCCATCGTGATGCTAATCATGGAGAATGTGCCCAACCTTGTCGCTGGAAATATAGTGTGGTTGAAGAAACAAGACCAGGTGAATATATGCCAATTGAAGAAGATGAAAGAGGCACTTATATTTATAACTCTCGCGACCTTTGTATGATTGAATATATTCCAGAACTTATAGAAGCAGGTATTTATAGCTTTAAAATTGAAGGACGTATGAAAACACCTTTGTATGTAGCAACAGTTGTTAAAGCTTATCGTGAAGCTATTGATACTTACCTCAATAGTCCTGAAGAGTTTGAGGCTAAGAAAGATTACTTCTTAACAGAGGTAGGTAAGGCAAGCCACCGTGAATTTACAACAGGTTTCTATCAACATAAACCAACTGAAAAAGATCAAACTTATAGTCATAACTCTTATGTTCGTAATTATGACTTCTCTGGTATGATTAAGGACTATGATCCAACTACTCAAATGGTAACAGTTGAACAACGTAGGAAGTTCTCTGTAGGTGATGAAGTTGAAATTCTTGTTCCAGAAGGACCTTTTATTCCTGTCAAAATTGAGGCGCTGTACGATGAAGAAGGTAATGCTATTGAAGCGGCACCACATCCAAAACAAATCATTCGTTTTAAATGTGAGCAACCTGTTCCTGTACCATCTATCCTACGTAAATTTGAACAAACAAGATTTGAAGAATAA
- a CDS encoding O-methyltransferase has product MSEINYSYIVEYIRALHEVPRSSLLANIEHQIAIEAETWPIIKPEVADFIKVQLSLVQPSTILEIGTAVGYSSIFMSSYLKEGGKITTLERFDYMLRQARKNIKAAGLEDTIEIIEGDAAITLTQLPSESFDVIFMDCAKGQYINFLPECIRLLKPNGLLITDNVLHKGTVARSRYLIDRRQRTTHSRLREFLWTITHSDTLRSSVIPIGDGVALSYKIGGTEK; this is encoded by the coding sequence ATGAGTGAAATTAATTATAGCTACATTGTTGAATATATCAGGGCGCTTCATGAAGTACCCCGCTCTTCTCTTTTAGCCAATATTGAGCATCAAATTGCTATAGAGGCTGAAACCTGGCCCATAATTAAACCTGAGGTTGCAGATTTTATCAAAGTACAACTTTCATTAGTACAGCCAAGTACAATACTGGAAATTGGAACCGCTGTTGGGTATTCTTCTATTTTTATGAGCAGTTATTTAAAAGAAGGTGGCAAAATCACCACGCTTGAACGCTTTGATTATATGCTACGTCAAGCACGTAAAAATATTAAAGCCGCTGGTCTTGAAGATACCATTGAAATTATCGAGGGTGATGCAGCTATCACTTTAACACAATTACCTAGTGAAAGCTTTGATGTTATTTTCATGGACTGCGCTAAAGGACAGTACATTAACTTTTTACCTGAATGTATCCGTTTATTAAAACCAAATGGACTACTTATTACAGATAATGTACTACACAAAGGAACGGTAGCACGTTCACGCTACTTAATCGATCGTAGACAACGTACGACACACTCAAGATTAAGAGAATTTTTATGGACTATTACTCATAGTGATACACTCAGATCAAGTGTTATTCCTATTGGTGATGGTGTTGCGCTTAGTTACAAAATAGGAGGAACAGAAAAATGA
- the mltG gene encoding endolytic transglycosylase MltG, which produces MAKKRGISRILISTVLSFTILIIGIVFCYKAIVSSYNYTFNIIESEAIRESSKDVSKMTLTITESTNLDEIAKMLYVQGFISDMKYFKLEAKLYHATSGYIPGKYDISSNMSSTEILKRLTTSIKNEEETIKFTIPEGYTINQIAQTLEDKNIVTKEAFLDAVTNKSYDAEYSFLRDIPTNGNYQYKLEGYLFPDTYIVRKSVTAEEIIIMMLNRFEDITSKYAAYLNNSSYSLHEIITIASIIEQEAKLSEERPIISGVIYNRLRDHMRLQMCSSVQYSLNKRKANLTTDDLAKDTPYNTYLYEGLPVGPICMPGEDCIRAAFSPEEHDYYYFVVDDEEKGTHFFSSTLDEHAAAKSRYKQNNDINFTE; this is translated from the coding sequence ATGGCAAAAAAACGTGGGATTTCACGGATTTTAATAAGTACAGTTTTAAGCTTTACCATTTTAATAATTGGCATTGTCTTTTGTTATAAAGCAATTGTTTCTTCTTACAACTATACTTTTAATATTATAGAAAGTGAAGCTATTAGAGAATCAAGCAAAGATGTTTCTAAAATGACACTAACTATTACTGAATCTACAAATCTTGATGAAATTGCAAAAATGCTTTATGTTCAGGGTTTTATTTCTGATATGAAGTATTTTAAATTAGAAGCGAAACTTTATCATGCAACTTCTGGTTACATCCCTGGCAAATATGATATTAGTAGCAATATGTCTAGTACAGAAATTCTCAAGCGTCTTACAACTAGTATTAAAAATGAAGAGGAAACAATTAAGTTTACAATTCCAGAAGGTTATACCATTAATCAGATTGCACAGACATTAGAAGACAAGAATATTGTAACCAAAGAAGCCTTTTTAGATGCTGTTACTAACAAAAGTTACGATGCAGAATATAGCTTTTTAAGAGATATTCCTACTAATGGCAACTATCAGTACAAATTAGAAGGTTATTTATTCCCTGATACATATATTGTTCGTAAAAGTGTTACAGCAGAAGAAATTATTATCATGATGCTTAATCGTTTTGAAGATATTACATCTAAATATGCTGCATATCTTAATAATTCTTCTTATAGTCTTCATGAAATTATAACCATTGCATCTATTATTGAACAAGAAGCTAAATTAAGTGAAGAACGCCCTATCATTTCAGGTGTTATTTATAACCGATTACGTGACCATATGCGTCTTCAAATGTGTTCTTCTGTTCAATATAGTTTAAATAAACGTAAAGCTAATCTTACAACAGATGATTTAGCTAAAGATACACCTTACAATACTTATTTATATGAAGGGTTACCTGTTGGACCTATTTGTATGCCCGGAGAAGATTGTATACGTGCTGCCTTTTCACCAGAAGAACATGATTACTATTATTTTGTTGTAGATGATGAAGAAAAAGGAACACACTTCTTTAGCAGTACCCTTGACGAACATGCTGCAGCTAAAAGTCGTTATAAACAAAATAATGATATTAATTTTACAGAATAA
- a CDS encoding dipicolinate synthase subunit B, with translation MKNLNELNLGVALCGSFCTFAKTIALIEELVNKGINVFPIMSFNAYNTSTRFGDQADVVYKIEALTNKSIIHTIVDAEPMGPKGILDALLIAPCTGNTLAKMTYGITDTPVLLAAKSLMRNGKPIIIALATNDGVGANLKNIGHMINKKDVYFVPLGQDDTIKKPYSLVADFSKTLSTIELALDHTQIQPFFIQY, from the coding sequence ATGAAAAACTTAAATGAATTAAATTTAGGCGTAGCACTTTGTGGCTCGTTTTGTACTTTTGCTAAAACCATTGCCCTTATAGAAGAGCTTGTTAATAAAGGAATAAATGTTTTTCCTATTATGTCTTTTAATGCTTATAACACTTCCACTCGCTTTGGTGATCAAGCTGATGTTGTCTATAAAATTGAAGCATTAACCAATAAATCTATTATTCACACTATTGTTGATGCAGAACCAATGGGACCAAAGGGAATTCTAGATGCACTTCTTATTGCACCTTGTACTGGTAACACCTTGGCAAAGATGACTTATGGTATTACAGATACACCCGTTTTATTAGCTGCAAAGTCACTTATGAGAAATGGGAAACCCATTATCATTGCCCTAGCAACAAATGATGGTGTAGGAGCAAACCTTAAAAATATTGGTCATATGATTAATAAAAAAGATGTTTATTTTGTTCCATTAGGTCAAGATGACACCATTAAAAAGCCGTATTCTCTTGTAGCTGATTTTTCTAAGACGCTTTCTACAATCGAATTAGCGCTTGACCATACGCAAATACAACCTTTCTTTATTCAGTATTAA
- the dpsA gene encoding dipicolinate synthase subunit DpsA, whose amino-acid sequence MAGISVAIVGGDLRFVRLAQILYEKGFIVSVYGLCHPDLPEAIHHCASIGEIKDCPYIIGPIPFSKDNKCVFTPMCNTYISLEQFFLAATNSFVLGSVLNPTLRNLFNTHHIKWCDIMELDEIAILNAIPTAEGAIQYAMQNSEITLHNSKCLVLGFGRCGKILAHKLQALGAKVSVEARSTKDLAYISTYGYRPIPLDDLAHYLNEFDFIFNTIPVRLLTSSLIDLFSPKVVYIELASTPGGIDVDYAEQKGISYVPAPSLPGIVAPKSAADILYQCLLLILRNQGAHI is encoded by the coding sequence ATGGCTGGAATTTCTGTTGCAATTGTAGGTGGTGACCTAAGATTTGTTAGGCTAGCCCAAATTTTGTATGAAAAAGGTTTTATTGTATCTGTATATGGCTTATGCCATCCAGATTTACCTGAAGCTATTCATCATTGTGCTTCAATAGGTGAAATAAAAGACTGTCCTTATATTATAGGTCCTATCCCCTTTTCAAAAGATAATAAATGCGTTTTTACGCCTATGTGTAACACCTATATTTCACTTGAACAATTTTTCTTAGCTGCTACTAACAGCTTCGTTTTAGGTAGTGTACTCAATCCTACCCTTAGAAACCTTTTTAATACACATCATATTAAATGGTGCGATATTATGGAGTTAGATGAAATTGCTATTTTAAATGCTATTCCTACTGCAGAAGGCGCTATTCAATATGCAATGCAAAACAGTGAAATCACATTGCATAATAGTAAATGTCTTGTACTAGGATTTGGACGTTGTGGCAAAATATTAGCGCATAAATTACAAGCTTTAGGAGCTAAAGTTTCCGTAGAAGCTCGTTCAACTAAAGATTTGGCTTATATTAGCACCTATGGCTATAGACCTATTCCATTAGATGATCTTGCGCATTATTTGAATGAGTTTGATTTCATTTTTAATACAATTCCTGTTCGTTTATTAACATCATCTCTTATTGATTTATTTTCTCCAAAAGTTGTTTATATTGAACTAGCTTCTACTCCTGGAGGTATAGATGTTGATTATGCTGAACAAAAGGGCATTAGCTATGTTCCAGCACCAAGTTTGCCAGGTATTGTCGCTCCCAAAAGCGCCGCTGATATTCTCTACCAATGTCTCTTACTCATTTTACGTAATCAGGGGGCTCATATATGA
- a CDS encoding nucleoid-associated protein — MSITFKHTIIHVLDLTMNMPLFSTDLLLLNDETESFITRHLMKIFESSSSSDAIFKEEASLPKVLEMPLDTEAFTRLSHEMAEVFYRYMMEYGTIPSGDLILTSFMMDGGNYLGIFKLNYKEEFTHFVEHNEAGVVARIIKHKGIFPSASKQVDEGVIINTDNLKVILLDGTKSKYLSLLFDLEPALSVKDTIKAIEKVATKVIEEHYDNPVSALTELKNNISESIARTQTIPVQEIMEQTFGSDEEVFESCTMQMEEYGIKEAKIEIADPKISNKFASQKLKTDTGIELKFPTHLFKDPDFIEVVNNPNGTLSIVLKNISQITNK; from the coding sequence ATGAGTATTACCTTCAAACATACAATCATTCATGTATTAGACTTAACCATGAATATGCCACTATTTTCAACTGATTTGTTACTATTAAATGATGAAACGGAAAGCTTTATTACTAGGCATCTTATGAAAATTTTTGAAAGTAGTTCCAGTAGTGATGCTATTTTTAAAGAAGAGGCCTCTTTACCTAAAGTTTTAGAAATGCCTTTAGACACAGAAGCTTTTACAAGACTTTCTCATGAAATGGCAGAAGTTTTTTATCGCTATATGATGGAATATGGCACCATTCCTAGTGGTGATTTAATTTTGACAAGTTTTATGATGGATGGCGGCAACTATCTCGGTATTTTTAAATTAAATTACAAAGAGGAGTTCACACATTTTGTAGAGCATAATGAAGCAGGGGTTGTAGCGCGCATCATAAAACACAAAGGAATTTTTCCTTCTGCTAGTAAGCAAGTAGACGAAGGTGTGATTATTAATACGGATAATTTAAAAGTGATTTTATTAGATGGAACAAAAAGTAAATATCTTTCACTTCTCTTTGATTTAGAGCCTGCACTTTCTGTTAAAGACACGATTAAAGCCATTGAAAAAGTAGCAACTAAAGTCATCGAAGAACATTATGATAACCCAGTAAGTGCACTTACAGAACTCAAGAATAATATTAGCGAAAGCATTGCTCGAACACAAACCATACCTGTTCAAGAAATTATGGAACAAACTTTTGGTAGTGATGAAGAAGTATTTGAAAGCTGCACGATGCAAATGGAGGAATACGGGATTAAAGAAGCTAAGATAGAAATTGCTGATCCCAAGATTTCTAATAAATTTGCTTCTCAAAAACTTAAAACAGACACCGGCATTGAACTTAAATTTCCTACCCATTTATTTAAAGATCCAGACTTTATAGAAGTTGTGAATAATCCTAATGGCACACTTTCTATTGTTTTGAAAAATATTTCTCAAATTACTAATAAATAA
- a CDS encoding TIGR03905 family TSCPD domain-containing protein, whose amino-acid sequence MEIYKTSGVCSSEIHFEVKDGYIENVEFIRGCPGNALGVVALVKGLPIEEVINKLKGIDCRNRGTSCPDQLARALEAYIKA is encoded by the coding sequence ATGGAAATTTATAAAACATCAGGCGTTTGTTCATCAGAAATTCATTTTGAAGTGAAGGACGGCTATATTGAAAATGTTGAATTTATACGAGGTTGTCCAGGAAATGCTTTAGGGGTAGTCGCTTTAGTAAAAGGTTTGCCAATAGAAGAGGTTATTAACAAGTTAAAAGGAATTGATTGCCGCAATCGAGGGACTTCTTGTCCAGACCAATTAGCAAGAGCCTTAGAAGCATATATCAAAGCATAG